Part of the Arachis hypogaea cultivar Tifrunner chromosome 6, arahy.Tifrunner.gnm2.J5K5, whole genome shotgun sequence genome, CATGATGACAATTAGGTGGGGTTTAGTTGAGAAGAATAATAGTCTTTGGGGCAAGGTGCTTAGGTCCAAATACAAGTGCGGAAACAATATTTTTCCTGTTGTTTGAAGAAGGAGCAATGATTCGAATTTATGAAAGAGAGTTTGCTCTTCTCGGGATAAAGTGGAAAGTAACATGATTTGGAGGATTTGGAATggttcaaaaattgatttttggaATCACCAATAGGTTCGGAATGCGAGGCAACTCAAACATCATGCTATTCAGGTAGGTTatgattttaattccaatttaTCTTTTAACGACTTTCTCTTAGTTTCAGGTACGTGGGATGAAAAGAAGCTAAGTGACTAGTTGCCGGAAGACAATGTGAAGAGAATTATTGATTATGCTACgtatttgtgaaattttttagaaTTCTCATGATcttatttcataaaaataaatatgtagaTATTATGATGAAAATGTTTAGAAATTAAGTAAATAAATCAAGTACTAGAAATATTTAAGTTAAcatctaaaaatatttaagacctaaaaatatctaaaaattataataaaccaACTTGTGAGACCTACAAATAGGCCATCATGAAACTCATTGTAATCAACTAACAAACATATTAAATTTTACTATAGTTTTTGTAGTCTCTCCTTAACCCATCAATAATATAACTATCAAATTTCTCAAACCATTCATCCAACTCCTTCATTAAAACTATCCTTAGTATTCTTACTACACAATTCAAGTCCATTATATACTAAACTAACTTCAAACTATTTCATAAAACTAACAGTGGTATCAGAATTACGTTCAATCATCTATTGGGTGTAGAATCTTTCTTCTTAACCTATCAACTATACAAATCCACCACATTATAACTCACTCAAACAAATTTCTCTATAACCATAACTATCTCAACTATAAATATTTTCATGTCCATATTATCAGAAGACAATTATGATAATTGACATTCTCAAATGAAAACCTTTCTACAAGCTCAAAATTTGTGCGATGGTGTCCATGAAGAGTTCATCATGCCAAAGAATCAAGCAATACTTTTCATTGCATAAAAGAAGAAATTGATAGAAgagcaacaaaaaaaatatattgctcTATGCTTCCTCCAACAAGTTGTAACAAAGACAATTTTTTCAAGGATAAGAGGAATATTGTCAACTAAAGAAGTATGGAAAAATTTGGAACAAGAGTTCAGAGGCGACACAAAGATACGCACAATCCTCCTGCAATCTCTAAGGAGGCAATAgcaaatatgaaaaataaaagattctGAAAAAAAGTTACTATACAAGATTAATgagtttagtaaataaaataaaagcttatGGGGAGGACTACTTACCCGATAAAAAGATagtaaaaaaatacttattagtTTGCCTTCCAATTTTGATCCTAAAGTGTCTACAAATGAAGAAACTAAGAATTTATCAATGTTACACTAATAGAGTTAATAAGCTCATTGCATGCTTTTAAACAAAGATTGACAAGTCTAGATGATGAAGATTTAGTAGAAAATGCATTTCGGTCTAAGCTCAATATAATATCTCATAATCTAAATAAAAGAGGaggaaaaaaacaagaaaattctAGAAGTTCAGACACttctagaaaaaaaataaaactgaatatagaataaaatatttttcatgtggCATATGCAAAAAGACTAACCACTTAGAAAAAGATTATTGGCATCATGGAAAAGCACAGTGTTGCAATTTTGAACATATGGAAAAAGACTGTAGGATGAAGATCAATAATCGTGCAAACTTCTCTGAAAAAAAGTAGGGAGAAGAGTGCCTCTTCTATGCATCATCACAAAAAGAGTGCAAGAAGAAAAATGACATATAATATCTCAATAGTAGTTGTAGTAATCACATGATAGGTGATCAAAACCTATTTTATGACATCAATAAATCTGTTCGATCTGGCATCAGACTTGGAGACAGAACGATCGTACAGGTGAAGGATAAAGATACAATCATTGTCCACACCAAGATAGGAACTAAGAATATCCATGATGTTTTGTTAGTTCCTAAACTAACTCAAAATCCACTTAGTATTAGCTAAATGATGGAAAAAGACTACGTATTATACTTTGAAGAAGACCCATGCACCATaactaaaaaaaaactagaagGCTTCTAGTAATGGTCAAAATGAAGAATAGGAGCTTTCTACTAAAACGGagttatatcataaaaattacaTTAAAGACACAAGAAGATAATTCATGGCTGTGGTATCAAAGATTTGGCCATTTTCACTTTCATGGATTAAAGCCGCTACATCAAAAGCAACTAATGAGAGATCTACCAAGTATCACAGAAATTAATCAATCTTACAAAAGATGCTTACTTGGCAAGCAACATTGTCAACTATTTTTTTCTAGAAGAGCTTGGCGAGTCAAGAAGATGCTTGAATTAGTTCACACTAACGTTTGTGGTCTGATGAAGACTCCATCACTCAATAACAAGTACTTCATTCTCTTCATCGATGATTATACTAGAATGACATGGATATATTTTCTACGTAAAAGATCAGAGCTTTTTGGCATCCTCAAGAATTTCAAGCAACATGTGGAGAAATAAAGTAGTTGTAGCATTAAGGTACTTTGTAGCAACAGAGGAACTGAATACAtttccaaaaaatttaataaattctgCAAAGAATAGGGTGTCGACTGTCAACTCATAGTGGGATATGCTCCTAAGTAAAATGGAGTATTTGAGAAGAAAAATGGAATTGTGATAGAGATGGCACGTTCAATCCTCAAGGAGAAAAATCTACCAAACAACTTCTGGGCAGAAGCTGTTTACACAACAGTATACCTACTAAATTGTTGTCCTACTAAGGCAgtagaaaataaaacttcaatTGAAGTATAGAGTGGATGAAAATCTTTCGCAAAGTATCTAAGAGTGTTTGGATGTATATACTATGCCCACATTCCCACACAAGAAAGAAGCAAGCCCGATGAGAAGATAGAAAAAGGAATCTTCCTTGGGTATAGTACACAATCAAAAAGATATCATATGTATAACTTGCAAACGAAGAAACTCATAATCAGTTGAGACGTGGAGTTCGAAAAAAATACTTCATGGAATTGGGAAGAtgaaaaagtcaagaaaggaagcATTGAAGTATCACAACAATCACCTATAAGactagaagaacaagaacatgaagaagtaAACACAACTACTCCAACAATAGAAACAACCACTAATTCTCTTCCAAGAAAAACTAAGCCTCCACAAGATGTATATGAAATATGTGATATTGTCAAGATCGAGCCTACAAGCTTTGAAGCAGCAGAAAAGCAAGAAGAATGGAGGAATGTTATGGAAGAAGAAATCAAGATGATCGGGGAACTGGTAGTTCGCCCTTCAAATAAAGATATAATTGGAGTCAAATGGGTATACAAGACTAAGCTCAATCTCGATGGATCTATTTAGAAGCATAACAAGCTCATAGCTAAAGGATATGCACAATTTTTTGGGATAGATTATATAGAGACATTTGCACCCTAGCTCGCCTAAATATAATAAGGACACTCATTACACTAGCTGCACAAAAGCAATGGAAGATCTATCAACTGGATGTGAAATCTATCTTTCTAAATGGAGAACTGGtggaagaagtatatgttgatcAACCACAAGGGTTCATTGTAGAAGGACATGAAGACAATGTGCTAAGACTAAAGAAAGCGGTCTATAGACTAAAGCAAGCTCCGCGAGTATGGTGCAATCGATTtgacaaatatttcattgatcaTAAATTCAGGAGGTGTAAAAGTGAGCCTACACTCTACATCAAGAACAACGTAATTCAAACACTATGATAGTTTCCTTGTACATGAACGATCTTATCTACACAGGAAACAATGAGATCATGattaaagaattcaaagaagaaatcAAGTAGACATTTGAGATGACTGACTTAGGATTGATGTACTATTTTCTTGGCATTGATTTTTTTATCTCGTAAAAAAAATATACTCAAAATTTGCTACAAAGGTTCAAGATGAATAATTTCAAAGCAGTATCTATTCCTCTAGTCCATAATGAGAAATCCCAcaaaaaagatagatttggagAGGCAGATGCTTCACAATACAGAAGTCTCATTGAAAGTCTCTTTTATCTAACTACTACAAGACCCATCATCGTGTATGCAACAAGTCTACTATCAAGATTCATGCAAAAGCCAAGTCAGAAGCACTATGAGGATGGAAGAAGAATCTTAAGATATCTACAACGCACAAAGGATTATAGCATTCACTATACTGAAGATCTAAAACTACTTGGATATACCGATAGTGATTGGGCAGGATCAATTGACAACATGAAAAGCACTTATAGATATGCATTTACACTAGGATCAAGAGTATTATCTTAGACATAAAAAAACTATAGCTTATTCATCTACTGAAATTGAGTATGTTGCAGTCGCAAATGCTACTAGTCAAGCAATATGAATAAGGAAAATATTCGAAGACATAGGAGAGCAACAAGAAGAATCAACATCTATGTTGTACGACAACAAGTTAGCAATGGCAAACAATCCAGTCCATCATAGTAGGACCAAGCATATAGCTATCAAGTATTATTTTCTACGAGAAGCCatattggagaagaagataaaGATCGAGTATTGCAACACAGAAGAGCAACTGGATGATATCTTTACCAAGGCACTACCAAGATCAAAGTTTGAACTATTTCGAGAGATGTTTGGAGTTACACAAATGTGCATCAAGGAGGAGTATTGATTATGCTACACATTTGTgaaattttctagaattttcatgatcttttttcataaaaaaaatatgtagatATTATGATAGAAAAGTCTAGAAGTTAAGTAAATAAATCAAGTACTAGAAATATCTAAGATTAGTATCTAGAAATATCTAGgttaatatctaaaaatatctAAGACCTAGAAATATCTAGAAATTATAATGAACCAACTTGTGAGGCCTATAAATAAGCCATCATGGAGCTCattgtaataaactaataaacctATCAAATTCCACTAGCCTTTGTACTTTCTCCTTAATCCATCAATAATATAACTGTCAAATTTCTCAAACCATTCATTCAAATCACTCCTTCATTAAAACTATCCTTAGTATTCTTACTACACAATTCAAGTCCATCATATACGAAACAAACTTCAAACTATTTCATAAAGCTAATAAGGATAATGGCTATGGCTCCTCCTTCTCCTTGGAGAGATGATGATCAGATCGTGTGGGGTCTGTCGAACAATGGGTCTTTTAACCTGAAATCAGCATATAATGCCTTATGAGAAGACTCCTCCCTTCCTAACCCTCTATTCAACCCTTTTGAAGATGGAGAGGGCCAAAAAGAGTGTGATACTTCCTATGGCTTGTGACAAATGATGctattttaacaaatattaatagaagaagaagacatATGACTATGGACTCTACTTGTCCGAGATGTAATGTTGAAGACAAAACCACTCTGCATGTGCTTCCAGACTGTTTTTTTGCTAAAGGGATCTGGGAATGTCTCATCTCACACAAGCACAGGAATATTTCTTTACCCTTAATCTTCATGCTTGGTTGTCTTTTAATTTATCCAATAATTGTACAATTTGGGAGAGGATTTTTGGTATTGTTGTTCTGTCCCTTTGGTACGCAAGAAATATGTTGATTTTTTTATGGGAAATACACCTTGCATGATGTGGTTATTCACTCCATCCAGGCTCGATCGAAGGAGATAGAAAGCACCTCGTTTAAGTTGCTCAAGCCCAGGAGCTCAAAAACCAGTCAAAGTGTTTGATTGGTTGGGAACTGCCTCAAGAAATGTTCATTAATATTAACATTGATGGGTCCTTTTATACTCACAACAATATGACTTTTGGTGGTATTTATAGAGATTCCTTAGAAAGATTCGTGAAAGAATTCTCCTGCAACTTGAGAAGTTGTTCTATAATGCATGCAGAATTATGGGCAATGATAAAAGGGTTACAATTGGTTGTGGCAAATAAGTTAAATCACATTATTATAGAATCAAAAATCTCAAATGGCTATCAACATGATTAAGAATTGGCGCTCTTCAAATTATTCATGCTCTCCCCTCATCCAGGATATCCTTGTTCTGTCTCATCGCATTCAGGAGATTATTTGGCATCACAACCTTCGGAAAGCAAATTTGGTGACAGATTGTCTGGCTAAGCAGGATCAGGTTCTGCTTATGGAAATTCATATATATGATACCCGTCCTCCTGCTATAGTTTATTCTCTAATTTCAGATTGCATTGGTGTTGTTAGGACAAAGGATTCTATCTAAGTCCCCTTTTAGAGTTAATCCCCAAAATGGTCCATGAGATTGGCATCGTGCACTAAAATCATCTCTGAGATTCTAATTGCACCAATTATGTCCCTGAGATTGACAAAAGTGCACCACGTTAGTCCCTGACTCATTTTCCATTAGCGACGTGAGACATGGCTTGACGACGTGGGCTGTTAGTGACATGAGTTACTCTATGGTTTGGCCACTGTAATAGTAGGATAATGTgttgaccagtgacacgtggcatgctgatgtgtctgtttgtgccacgtgtcacaatgctatttgaCCACATGTTcgtttgtgccacgtgtcgcaacagtattcaTCCACATGTTATCCGCTATGTCATCACtgtagatgcaccaaattagtccctcactttgtattaagtgactcattttagtccctgaaattaaaTGTCATGCATCAAATTAGTCCCTTCActagttttttctcattttttaaaaatctaaaattttaagtatcttggatgcactaatttcaattctatcttttcatatatcatttaaatacaagtgcttttacaaaaaattttaatattttagttttaattatataacttttttataataatttaatattagtaaatttttaatatataagaatgttattataaaaaaaattatatgattgattagacacattttttaattaaaaaacgtGTTTTTAACAAGCAATCAAGAATTAAAATACACTTTTTTTGGTTCTTATGGAATATACTTCGTTGTGTGTAAATGGGTTAGACTAAAGGCACTTCAAGCACCCTCattaccatctccgacctcttcAGTCTATacgaaagaggtcggagatggtagtgGAGATGCTTAAAATATCTTCATGTCAACTCCAAGACGACGGTTAGGGGTActagcaaaaaaaaatattttataaaaacacttgtatttaaataacatgtgaaaaaattgaattgaaattaatgcattcaaagatattgaaaattttgaatttatagaaaaaaatgagaaaaaactagtgaagggactagtttggtgtacgacattcaatttcagagactaaaatgagtcacttaatgtaaAGTGAGGGAAtaatttggtgcatctacaatgatgacataCCGGATGACTCGTGGATGAATACTGTTGCGATACGTGACACAAGTGGACACGTGGCCAATTAGCATTGTGACACGTTGCGCAACTGTCCACATCAGCATGCCACATGTCACCGTTTAATAGATCATCATGTCATTACACATAGTCAAATCATAGAGTGACACGTGTTCAACcaatttatttcaaaatcaaattttatgaAATATATGAATATAATAATCCAAATTATTACTAATTTTCTTACGTAACAAAATCAAATGCTTATATAGCACAAAAGTAATAAAACAATAGGTTACAATATATAACAATCACATAATATTGTGTGACCTCCTTTGTAATACATATATTTGCATATgaaaaatgcaatttttttttgtttaatccaaaattgaatctatgacaaattcaaataataaagaaGACACAAAAAATTCTCAATGACTCAATTAtgcatggctctgataccacttgttgaaaattttttgtttcttCAATTTTAAGACcatccatgttaaatcattaagaaatatAGCTGAGAGCGCAGAAGCATACCTCAATTCATGGGCATAATTGAGAGAGTTTGGTTTTTTGATATCCCTCAACCAAAGCTTTCTGTATCCTGATAAGATTGAATCGCAACTCCTCTGATGGAAAAAAAAGTGGAAGCAGCTTTGATATGTTCGGGACAAAAATCCtaaagtcactatttatatttgagtgtggcacctaataaaccctaaaacccaaataaaatagtatccctggttttattctcatttaattctaaatcaaaaataataatgacttatttaattcaatatttataacaataaatgagatcaccattatataagtcatttaatatgaaatagtataatttgatattataatatatatatatatatatatatatatatatatatatatatatatatatattgcatataataatttcctaacaggtttattttataaaatgtgttaTTATCTCAAAATCTTGTATGATTTTACGTGCTTGTATATatctcaatttatttattcagtAAATTCATTCAACATACATGGCTTTAATTGAACGATCATTGCCATTGCTGCGGTCATAAAATGGTCTCttagtcagatggatgtgaagaatgcatttcttaatggggatttgaaaaagaaggtgTATATGAAACCACGTTCGGGATATCCTTGTTCTTATAACAAAGTCTGTCTCCTTCATAAGGCATTTTAtggtcttaagcaagctcctcgtgaatggtttgaaaaGTTCAGCACCACTATATGCAATCTCCGTTTTACTTGCAGCCCTCATAAGAATTCTCTCTTTATTCGTAAAAGTGaatgtggagttgttcttctacttttgtatgttgatgacatgatcattactggagatgataTTGATGGTATCTCTGTTCTTAAAGCATCCTTTCACTACacgtttgagatgaaagatcttggttctctcaatTATTTTCTTGGCCTGAAAGTCATAACCTCAGATAACAGCATCTATCTCTTTCAAGCTAAGTATACTTCTAATCCTTTTTCTCAAGTCGGAACAACAAATAGTCGCACAGAGTCTACtactcttgagcctaatgttcggtTTAGTCCTATGGATGGCACTATTTTAGATAATCCTACTATTTATCGACAATTAGTTGGAGGTCTCATCTACTTGACTGTCACAtgaccagacatcgcctatccagttcatgttcttagctagttcttgtcagctcctcatACTATTCACTATGCTGTAGTTCTTCGCATTCTTTGCTACATCAAATGTACTTTGTTTCATAGTCTTCGTTTTTCTTCCTATTCATCTTTAACCCTTCAAGCGTACTCaaatgctgattgggctggtcaTCCCACTGATCATCATTCTACCATtggttattatttatttcttggtGACTCTCTTATTTCCTAGCAAGCCAAGAAGCAAACGTTTACTGCTCGATCAAGTACCGAAGCTGAATACCGTGATCTCACTGACACCACTGTTGAGGTTGTCTCAATTCGTTAGCTTCTTGAAGACTTGGGTGCCATTCAGTCATCCCCAATTGATGTTTATTGTGACAATCGCCGTGCTATTCAAATTGCCAATAATGATGTTTTTCATGAacacaccaaacacattgagattaaTTGTCATTTTGTCCAACGTCTCTTTATTGATGTTGTTCATCTCGTAGTTGTTGCGACTCTAAAttagactgctgatatcttcaaaAAGGTTCACCATCCTACTCATTTTCGAACTCTAGTGTCCAAACTCAAAATGATATCCTTAACTCTACTTGAATTTGAGGAGaaatgttagagtataattagaattaattagattatttagcatcaatcatatttatttaacatatttatatatttattataggttattatacttttattattttaattcttctaaCAAACATCTACATAAACCCTTATATACTGTATCATCAAAACATACTTGATAAGTCACATTACTTTTCTTTAGTTTGCTTTCCATTTTCTAACACATAcaatactaatttaaaatttttttattagggaTTCACTACGAGGTAGGGAAAAAAGTtagcgtaaaaaaaaaaaaacaataataagttaataaccaAGTTCCCAATAAAATACTAGATAGTAGATAGAGTAGAAATGCAGTAAGTGCTTCAAATTGTACAAAAATTTATCCGAGTGTTAGCTAAATTGACTAAATAATACATCTTGTGGATTGTGTCATTGTGGACAATACCAAAACCAAAAAGGCATGTGTCATGTGAAAGCCACACTTGAATCAAACATGTCTCAGCAAGTCTTCTGGATCTACCTTGGCTTGAACACAGGGGAGACCTTCCTCTGAACAAACTCTTCAATCACCTCAGGTGACAAAATTGACGTCTCGCTCTCATAATCGCCATTTTCCATCTGCTGGTGTAACTGGCAGAACAGAAAAAGAACATGCATATATGAGTTTTATTTTCTGCTACTTTTAAGTAACATACTTAACCTTTTTACAGAGGGATATCTTGTGAATAAGCCAAGCCAACTTGAAATAGTCTAATGttacataaataatatttatattaacacAGACATCATACTCTGACAGTTCACCAAGAACCACAATCAAATGAATCATGTAATTTGGAAGAAGTGACCCGATAACGcatatacaataaaattaaatatgagcATATAGCGCATAAATATTCAATTGGACTTGTCCTATTACAAATCAGGTTTGACATTCAAGTATTATTCTAGATCATCCCAAGAAGTCAGCATAATAAACCATTATGTGTGACAAGATGATGCAATATAACTGGTATATAGGTGCTGCTAACAATTTACATCATAAAAATTACCGTAGTAAGATTCAGAGTTGATGTATCCAATGATAACCACTTATATACTTTTGCAATCACTTATCACCATTCACCAGCATGATTCAACATAAATTCTCTACTTTAGAATCagtgttttaccttctcaaggaTAGCCGATTGATCGTCCAAGTGAAATTTCCGCATGTACTTCAGCATCTCTAGTTGCTGTATGAATTTGTTCCGGTATTTTAGAAGTGTACACAGTAAACAGATTCTAAAATTGTgggaattaaatatattttaccaGTTCCTGAAGCTTTTGTTGATTTTTCAGTTTTTCTGcaaattcttcttctccaagcTCTGCTTCATCACAGGCCATCTCTTCTCTACCATATCATTTTCATATCGAAGTGAAAGGCCATTTTGCAAAAATTAACTACTTACTGATCTATCTATGGCAGCCATAAGAGTGACATATGTGAAGCCTACCAGATAACCTCTCTTGTAAAGGAGAACAGAAACACTGAAACTACTAAAGCAAGCAGATGATAATCATGACTAACTGAATCCAGTTTTCACACTGTCAAAAACTCCCCACTTAATAAATCGCTGGTAATGTAGCATAAATGTTTTCCAATTTTTCCGAAGTTATTACAACTCAGAGCTAGACAAGAAAGAGACACGGAATGGCCATGCTCTATCTATGAACCACACATTATTTAAGCAGGTGTCCACATATGCAGTCCTGACTCCCACAGAAAAATATACCATAAACATCATCTTTTATAATATGGGGGGAAAATGGATGTTATAAACATCAAAGGATTCTCAAGAAAAAATTAGGTGAAGTTTACGCAAATGTCCATGGTAACATAGAACTCTGTAGTTTGTACATAATTTGTTCTAATAATCAAAGAAACAGCTCTACATGTAGAAGGAGAAAGGGTACTTACTTTGCAAGGAACTTATAAAATTGAATTACCAAATCCCGATCATTCTCATACACAGTAGTAATTTGTCCAAGGCATGCAATACCAAAGCTTGGATCTGTCATAAAAATACTATCATGTTAGGTACTAGATTCGAAATGGGCCTTAAATACTCAACACTAATATCATTCTTCCATGGCTGGTTCCTAGTGAGTGTTATCAATACTCAACACTAATATTTCTAGATTATATCTGTGGTTTCTTAGCAAATACAACAATTCTGATTAATACTTGTAAAATACACAAATTGCTGTTGCTTGATTGAGTCCCATGTATGAACATTTCCTTTTGACAACACAATTTCAGCATAAATTACCATCAAGTTTggctaagaaaataaaagaaatatctaGGTTTCTCCACATTCTTACATATCAGAGGAAAAGACATGTAGGGTGGCTTTTTtgcaaataattttaataaataataacgaAAAAAAGAAACAGATGAATACGGGATGATTTGTTAGGCAGACAAGCATCTAGTATTAGCGGCAAAGATATGTACGATAGCTGGTGTTGCTGCAGTTTGCACTAAGCTGAATTtacttaaattattatataatgatGTCACTGATTAACATGAAAATTAAGGCACCAATATTCAGTAACAAACATACTCTATCAGAAATTCAGAATACATCAAAAAACCTACCAATACCCATCTCCAAAAATATCTCTTCCTGTATTGCGGTAGTCATAGCAACAGCTTCCTGATAATCAATCATAGTAAAAGAAATTTAAGAATCCCACAATTCACAAAATGCCAGCTAAAAACAAACATACTAGTACTTGTGGTTTATTTGACACAATCATACAAACATGAGTCCTCAAAATAGAAAATCAGCACAAGCACAGACAGATTATATAGTTATTTTGTTTAGTTGTACTCTTAACAATTTCAGCTACAAGAAAATCAACCAATAAGCCTTGTTAAGATGCttaaaagataaaaagggaaGTTCAATTCTGTCCATAAATTTTCTTCTTCAGAACCCATTATCAATATAACTCCAAATATAGCAAAAGAATCAGATTGCCCAATTTAAACCAAGCAAAAGACCATAAATTTGTCTATCATTTCTCCCAAAATGAAGCCGAAGAAATTCACCTGCTTATCATTATGTACGGCATCTGCAATTCTTTTCTTCACGTCTGCAAAGCACAAACAAGACCAAATTGCAAAGAAATCAAAACTCAAGGCGCTACGGAATCCAATTAATGAACTTGAAACAACAAAAACCTGGAAGATAAGAACAGAATTAAATACCAGGTTGAGAAGTAAGGAAATTGAATCGATCAAAAACTTGCAAGAGCTGTTCTCTGGACATCATCCCAGTGCTCTGTAGCTCAGCGGCCATTGAAGACGCTCACAACCACAGACACCTCTCTTGCTAAGAAATAGGAATGGGGGCCACAATGTTTACACCCGAAAACATTagcactatttatttatttatttatttattcccttGTATTTCATTATATCGTACTGTCTCTAAATAATAACAGTCGCATTTCATTAATTTGCCTCGAACATCAACATTCAAATAAAAGAGACTTCATTTCAAAAACTGAACGAAATCCCATTAAGGAGAAAAAAGAATCATAGTCTTTCCAATAA contains:
- the LOC112697192 gene encoding uncharacterized protein; the encoded protein is MAAELQSTGMMSREQLLQVFDRFNFLTSQPDVKKRIADAVHNDKQEAVAMTTAIQEEIFLEMGIDPSFGIACLGQITTVYENDRDLVIQFYKFLAKEEMACDEAELGEEEFAEKLKNQQKLQELQLEMLKYMRKFHLDDQSAILEKLHQQMENGDYESETSILSPEVIEEFVQRKVSPVFKPR